Genomic window (Methyloprofundus sp.):
GCCACGCACAGCAATCATAATCGCCTATTTTGCCGGCACCTTGGTTAAATAAAGCCTGTTTAACCACTTCCAAGTGCGTTGCAGGTACAAAAAAACATATTTTATACATACTGTAATTGTTGTTGTAAGAATTCAGGAATACGTTGCTCCAACCAATATTCAGGCTGCCAAGGGCTATTACCAGACACGAAACCGACATGCCCTCCAGAACTTGTTATTTCCAAGTTAACAGTAGCAGATAACTCCGCCAATTCCGGCAACACCTCTGGCGTCATAAAAGGATCATCTTTTGCCTGAATTAACAGTGTAGGGACAGCAATAGCTTGTAAAAATTGGCGTGAACTAGAACGACTATAATAATCTTCGACATTGGCAAAATCATATAATTTGGCAATGACTTGATTATCATATTGCCAAAAAGATTTAATATCCTCTAAATCACCAATTTGCTTTAAAATTTCTGCTTCCTCACTTTTTCCTAGAGCCTCAAGGTGCAGTTGCTTTAAACGCACATAGTCTTTTAATTCACGCAACAAACTGGTGCGATAGAGCTTAGAAAAGCCCTTATCCAATTTACTGGCACAAGCGCTTAATACTAATGGGACAGATACAGCGGTTGCGGCAAATAAATCAATATTATTCCCCTGCTCCCCTAGCCATTTTAATAGCACATTCCCCCCCAAAGAAAAACCTATTGCCGCTATTTTTGTATTGGGTTCACGCTGACGCAAAGTTCGGTAAAGAAAATCAATATCCCCTGTTTCACCCGAATGGTAACAGCGTGATGAGTTATTATACTCACCACTACAACCACGAAAGTTCAGAGCAGCAGTACGAAATCCCTGCTGTAATAAAGCATGCTGTAAACCTTTTATATAGCCTGATTGCGAACTACCGGTTAAACCATGCAATAGCATGACCAGTGGCTGTTCACCATCACCATAAAAGTCAATGTCGAGAAAATCATTATCCTCGGTAAGTAAGCGCTCACGTTTAATAACAGGGGCTGGAGGCTGGCGAAATAGAGAGGGGTAAATGGTTTGCAAGTGGGCATTATTTAACCACCATGCAGGTTTAAAGGTAGACTGAATTAGCATATTTAAACAAGAAATTAAGAATATATTTGCTTAATGTGCCATATGCGTATTTATAAAGTCAACTAGCTGAATTTTTATACTCAAGTTTTACAAAAGTATTGCCGCTATTTTCAGCTTCTAGAAGACCCAACAAGTTTTTTTGAAAAAATAATTGTTGTATAAGGAAGGAATTTTTACGTCCAATATAGATCTAGACCACTAGTTCATCTGCTACAAAGGAATAGTCAGTTTTCAAACAATAGTCCAGCCATTTTTCCAAAAAGTAATTTAAACGCCACTTATAGTCCATAATTTCTTTACTACGGCCAATATCGGCAATAGCACTGCTAACTTCTATGCGTTTATAGTCACGCAATACTTCTGCGATACAGACATCAAAATACAAGCGTATTTTAACAGCAGGCTCTAGCAGCACATGTTTGGCTTCATTCTCAAAATAATGACTGAGCTGGATCGTTTTGGTATAAGCCGTTTGTTCAAGTATCTGCACATGCAATACTGGCTTGCCGTTGGCAAAGCCTTGTGCAGACGCATCAATATTCCTGAGATTTGGCACCAGATTGAATATTTTTTTATAATTTGATTCACAAATATTTTGCAAACAAAACGATTTATTAACAGGGGCAACTTTTGCCATAAACTTTAATTAAACTTCCTTAATACCTTTTATCTCTGAGGCAATTTCAAATAAACCGGGTTGCACTTCCTTAGTTCGAATAACTTCCACAAAAGCTTTCATCGGTGGCGTTAATGAATTATTTGGTGCGATAGTCAGCTCCAATGCTACGCCACTGTCTACAAAGTTCTCGGAGGTAAATAGTACCCCTGAACCACTTAAATTCAAACACTTCCCTATAAATAACTGATCTGAATCAGGAAACTTATAAGTTAATTCACAAGACACATCCATACGGATAAATTGTCTAGATTCTGAGTGATCTAACATTGCAACTCCCAAACTTAGCGTTAAAAACGCACATAAAATAACTTTAAAAGCTAAAATAACATTATATACATTACTGCGTTTCTTAGTGGCAAGAATAACGTAAAATACGTCACCACTAAAAGTATATTTGATTACTATTAGCTAGTAAATGTTCAGGTCCCCTATAAATTGGATGCGTAAGATGGGTAGAATGAAGTGCCGATTTTTTATCGACTCATAGTGAAACCCATCAATCCCATACAGCAATGATGGGTTTCGCAAAAGGATGCTTTACCCATCCTACGTAAAAACTTAAATTTAATAGGGAGTCTGAATACTCGCGTTAGCTAATATACGACAAATTGATTTATATTTCACAGAAATACTTCAAAAAAATGAGACTTGATTCACAATGACACACTCTACAATACTTACCGGCATCACCACAACAGGCACACCACACTTAGGAAACTATGTAGGCGCCATACGTCCCGCTATTGAGGCGAGCAAAGATGCAACAGCCAAGCCTTTTTATTTCTTGGCAGATTACCATGCATTAATAAAATGTAGCGACCCTGAAAAAGTACGCCAATCCAGCTTAGAGATTGCTGCAACTTGGCTAGCTTTAGGGCTTGATACTAAAAATGCAACATTTTATCGCCAATCAGATATTCCTGAAATTATGGAACTTACTTGGATGTTAACCTGCGTCTCTGCCAAAGGCTTAATGAATCGTGCGCATGCTTATAAGGCGAGTGTTGCCGAAAATGAAGCAAATGCCAATGCTGACCCAGATAAAGGCATTACTATGGGATTATTTAGTTACCCTATCCTAATGGCCGCTGATATGCTTATTTTTAATGCCAATAAAGTCCCTGTCGGTAAAGACCAAATTCAACATATTGAGATGGCGCGTGATATTGCGTCACGTTTCAACCACATTTATGGTGAGCACTTTGCTCTACCAGAGGCGGTTACTGATGATAATGCAGCCACCTTATTAGGCTTGGATGGCCGTAAAATGAGCAAAAGCTATAACAATACTATTCCGTTATTTGCACCAGAGAAAAAATTAAAGAAACTGATTAACAAAATCAAAACTAACTCGCTAGAGCCAGGAGAACCTAAAGACCCAACTGACTGCACGCTATTTAGTACCTACCAAGCTTTTGCGACAGAACATGAAGTTGAAGATATTCGGCAGCAGTATGCTAATGGCATTGCTTGGGGTGAAATGAAAAAGGTACTCTTTGAAAAGATTAACACCCATATCATCCCTGCTAGAGAACGCTATGATGCTTTAATTCAAGATCCTAAGCATATAGAAATGCAGTTACAAGAAGGTGCTGAAAAAGCACGGACAATTAGCGCCCCCTTTTTACTGGAACTGCGTAAAGCGGTGGGTATCCAGAAAATAATTTAATAAAAGGAAAGATCATATGAAATTAAAAACATTAGCCTTGCTATGCACTTTAAGCATAGCAACGACAGGCTGCTCTAAAATGTACTTAAGCTCACTGGAGTCAATCGGCATTGCCAAGCGTGATGTGATGGTGCATCGAGTAGAAAAAGCCCGTGATACACAAGAGGACACCAAAGAACAGTTTCAAACAGCATTAGAGCAATTTACTAGTTTGACCAACTATGATGGCGGTGATCTAGAAAAAATCTACAAAAA
Coding sequences:
- a CDS encoding tryptophanyl-tRNA synthetase, producing MTHSTILTGITTTGTPHLGNYVGAIRPAIEASKDATAKPFYFLADYHALIKCSDPEKVRQSSLEIAATWLALGLDTKNATFYRQSDIPEIMELTWMLTCVSAKGLMNRAHAYKASVAENEANANADPDKGITMGLFSYPILMAADMLIFNANKVPVGKDQIQHIEMARDIASRFNHIYGEHFALPEAVTDDNAATLLGLDGRKMSKSYNNTIPLFAPEKKLKKLINKIKTNSLEPGEPKDPTDCTLFSTYQAFATEHEVEDIRQQYANGIAWGEMKKVLFEKINTHIIPARERYDALIQDPKHIEMQLQEGAEKARTISAPFLLELRKAVGIQKII